Part of the Salvia hispanica cultivar TCC Black 2014 unplaced genomic scaffold, UniMelb_Shisp_WGS_1.0 HiC_scaffold_970, whole genome shotgun sequence genome, CTGTCATCGAGGTTGCACCACTGAGGTAGAAGCGTGCCAACTCAAAATTATCAAAAGGCTTAAACTGCAAAGGGTGTTCGGCATCCACCAGCTCCTCAGGTATGTTAATTATCCCATGGTTAAATGAAAACATAGCCAGGCAGTATCTAGGCTTGTCAGCTTTCATTATGACTTGATGCTTGGCTGCATATATCCTTCCGTTGCTCCATACCTatgttcaaatatttttcaaattgacaaaataaaacaagaattaAATATGCCATGTAGTAGAAATAGTGGTGCTTCTAAGGTACTTAAGATTTAAAGTAATACTTCATAAGCGTCACCAGCCATTACGACAAATAATCCAGGTGGGACATCAACATCCAACCATTCCCCGTTCCTCAATTGTATCTGCAGTCCATTGACCTGATTCTGGTAAAGTATCGACAAGAAGCTCTTGTCTGTGTGGATATTTGTTCCCATATTACTACTGTTGTCTGCATCAAGTTTGGGAACCGAGTATTTTATGGTTCTTAGCAGATAAGTTGTCGATCCAACATGGGAATCATGGTGTTTTTCTGCACCATAACTTTCAAACACCATTCTGTCTACTAGTTGCTCCATCTCTGAAACTAGCCTTGCATAGCATAGGATGTTTTCACTGCAAGGGTGCACACACACAGACACATTCTCAAGGGCAtggatatatatgtatacatacaAGGAATGACTAGAAGTAAAGTAGGGTTTTAGTTTGAAGTTAcatattcatatgcatatgtgaCATACCAGAATTCTTTGTTTCCTGATGGCCACATTAGATTTGTGAAGCTTTGAACAGCATCTAGAGTAGTTGCTTCTGGAATTCCCATGCTTTCGTGGACGGGAGCATGGGGCAGTTTTCCCACATAACCATAGAAACTTAAGTCAGAAGTGTTTCTAGATTTGGTTTCAAATGGCAGATTAAACACTTGTTCCAAAACATGGAATACTTGCTTGTCTAGTTGAGATGAAACATTTTCGTATTTTGCCAAGAAAAATCCGAACTCTTCAAGAGCCTCTCGCAAGCTCTTGCAAGTCGGAAGCCATGAGCTGGAACTAGGACTCAAGTTTTTAGTTGAGAGATCAAAGATTGGAATTTTGGGAAGTTCTTGAGTAGTAGCCATGGAAGTTTTACAATGATTTGAAGAAAATGTTTTGGTGGGAAGGTTTGTAGGAGTGATTTGCATTTATACAAAATGCACTTGAATATTACAGAAATATACAAGAGttactaataaaaatgtgtgATAATGAAGTTAGGGTGTCCATGACATCGGCATGAATATTAAACTCAATCTTGATTGACCCATAATCTACTTATTACTAGTTTAATGAATCATCTTGATAATTGGACAATGTAGATATGGTCCTTCATGCTAAACAATGCTAATTAAATGGGGCAAATTGTCATGTTATGGAAGACTAGGATGTTATATATCGAATAATTAAAAGGTTTAAGTCTAAGATTTTATCAATCGTATCTATTTGTTTTGTGATATGGTCGTTCATGTAGTTGGCTGACATCACATAATCTATTAATTTGTGATGGATCTTGTTGTTTATTGGACGCTCCACTTAATTATGGTCCCTtcagaataaataaatgatggCAAAATTGGCATGATGTGGCATAATAAGATGTATATATGAAATACTACTTAAATTACAATGTCAAGTCTAAGATTTGTCACAGCATCGGTTTGTTTTACAGGGGGGCTACCATTTTGGTGGAAGATGTGAAAAGAATTGATTGATTGTTACTTACTAACAAATTCCTGCCTAACATGAGAAATTATGGAGGTATAATTGTGATTTATCTTATTCCAGGTACAATCAAgagtttaaaatttgaatcttgAAAGGATCAAACAAATTGTGGTCCACAAAATTATGTGGATTTTTgctactatattttttgtcaCAATCCTGGCTGACTATAAGTTCAAGTgctcaaaatgaaatatgatttgttttaaaatatgattgatCGATGTGGTTTGTAACTAGAATGTTCTTATATGTTTATGTTGGTATGTGTGTATGTGGTCCATGAATTGGTGACATGAATGAAACAacaatgtgatttttttatgtcacACTCCTGGCTGACCAAGTTCTAATTGTTCACAATGAAATATGATTGATGTGGTttgtaatttatgtttatgttgATGTCTGTGTATGTGGTCCACGAATTGGAGATTGTCATGAAACAACGATATGATATTTGTTAGTATTATCTTTGTTCACTTGAAGTGGAGTATTTCTTGTAcgcaattaaattttattcaacttTGTTTTGAGATTTAAGTGAAGAGAATACGTGTCACTAGGAATTCCAATATAGAAATATCAGTCGCTTATGTTAGCTGCATATTGGGTTTACTATATGTACTATGTACACAATACATTGCATATGATATTGTCATATCTACTTGCAATGAAGAAATAGAGTCTATGAGAGCAAGCAACATTGTGTGCATGattgtttatatataaaaacacGCACACACAAATAGTTGTAGCGGatgttatgtgattttttaggtaagagagagatTATTGCAATCTATTAAGGGAATCACACATTCAACAGTGCACTTAATTCCCATTGAAAGATTGTTTAATCTGTCATGCTGCTGTTCTTGGGCACCAACCACTCTCCAACAACATGCTCAACTTCCCATTTATATTCCCCCTACTGCTGCTATCTCCCACCAATTTCTTCTCCACCCCTTAGCTCTACCCTCCAACCATGTCCCTTAATGGTGAAGAaaaccaccaccaccgccgcaCCCCCACCCCAGGCAAGGCCACCCTCCTCGCCATCGGCAAGGCCTTCCCTCGCCAGCTCGTGCTTCAAGATCTCCTAGTTGAGGGCTACATCCGCGACACCAACTGCGATGACCTTGCCATCAAGGAGAAACTCCAACGCCTTTGTAAGTCCGAACGGGCTCCACTCTGCCACTATCTAAATTGTCGTATTTTCATCTtatttactcccttcgttctattaaaatagttcattttcaatttttacgTTGGAGTAAGAAAATACATTTAGtagtatttgaaaaatatatgaacgattaattttatgggacggagggagtattatttattatatactgAGAGTCTTTTTCATAACAACTACTTTCACTGACAGGCAAAACCACCACGGTGAAAACCCGATACACGGTGCTGTCGAAGGAGATACTCGACGAGTACCCTGAGCTGGCGACGGAAGGGTCCCCGACGATCAAGCAGCGCCTCGAGATCGCGCACCCGGCCGTCCTAGAGATGGCGAAGGAGGCGAGCCTGGCGTGCCTGAAGGAGTGGAAGCGCCCTGCGCAAGACATCACCCACATCGTGTACGTCTCCTCGAGCGAGATCCGCCTCCCCGGCGGCGACCTCTACCTCGCCACCGAGCTCGGCCTCCGCAACGACGTGGGGCGCGTGATGCTCTACTTCCTCGGGTGCTACGGCGGGGCGACGGGGCTGCGCGTGGCCAAGGACATCGCGGAGAACAACCCGGGCAGCCGCGTCCTCCTCTCCACCTCCGAGACCACCATCCTCGGCTTCCGGCCCCCGAACAAGGCCCGCCCCTACGACCTCGTCGGGGCGGCCCTCTTCGGCGACGGCGCCGCGGCGGTGGTGGTCGGCGCCGACCCGATCCCGGGCGTGGAAACGCCCTTCATGGAGCTGAACACGGCGGTGCAGCAGTTCATCCCGGGGACGAGCAGCGTGATCGACGGGCGGCTGTCGGAGGAAGGGATATACTTCAAGCTAGGGCGGGACCTGCCACAGAAGATAGAGGAGAACATCGAGGAGTTCTGCAAGAAGCTGATGGCCGGGGCCGGGCTGAGCGACTACAACTCGGTGTTCTGGGCGGTTCATCCGGGCGGACCGGCGATACTGAACCGGCTGGAGAGCACGCTGGGTTTGGAGAGTGGGAAGCTGGAATGCAGCAGGAGGGCGTTGATGGATTATGGGAATGTGAGTagtaatactatattttatgtgatggAGTATATGAGAGAGGAGTTGGGGAAGAAGGGAGAGAAAGGGGAGGAGTGGGGGCTGGCGTTGGCGTTTGGGCCGGGGATTACCTTTGAAGGGATGCTTCTGCGAAGCCTGCTTTTTTAAGGAAAACtagtgatgatgaagaagaagagttcAGTTGTAATGGATGATGTCGTCGTGATTAATTATAAAGTATTCATTAATCTTACTTATTAATTTCATCCATATGATCGTGTTATGGAATCGGTGGTcccaatttataaattagtgCTCTACTTATGAAATAATTGAgtctcaaaattaattaaactattactacctccgtcccccaaaatttgctacactttgatccgacacgggttttaagaaatgtaatggaaagtgagttgaaaaagttggtgggatgtgggtcctacttttaaagtattagttttataataaaatgtgagtatgaatgagttagtggaatatggggtccactaccaaaaatggtaaaagtgaagtgtatcaaattttcagggacggaccaaaatagtaaactgtatcaaattttcagggacagaggtagtaataaTTATGAGTTCCGATTTGATttggagaaaataattaaagtgggaTACATCTCTAGAGTGTTTTCCCGGAGTTTGCATGGAATGATAGATTCAGGTGGAATCGGAAGGTGGCTGATCCCAAGTTTCGATTTCTCAGCTCCAAAATTTTGGAGTTATGATTcacttttcttctttctcaatCAACCATTGCTAGCAACGATCATTGTGTCGTCTCAACCttttaacaaaaatcacaaacattTTTCTCGGTTTTTGACCCGCAAGAATTTCTTCTTATGAATTTGTCATACATACTAGGACTTCTTACGTTTCTGATTCTATTAGAGTTTATCAGtgttgaacttttttttatgagaaacgagtaattttattagtaaccATCCAACCCAATTCaaatatccattttttaaatatgtaaattgtTTCTATTTCGTTCACATCATCAATATCATCCAACCCAACcatctttatttttagtgAGTTTTCAATGACCATCTAATCATAcaattatatggagtactatctttctatattttatttaagtaataattttctatttattttttaaaaaagtattgaaaaattataaaaacacaaaaaataacaaactaaaaaagtagtatatacaaacaaaccaaaaacaaaattacacaATTGTATACAAAATTAAGGATAAATAATTGATAGTACTAAGAAATTGTAGTAAACAAAAATggattataattaaaaatattatgtaaaaataagaaattttgttTGGCCACCTAATTTTTTCCCTGGAGACGTTTTCAAATTCCTccattctttaaatttttaactgAAACGGAGTAGCAGTAAAAATTGCTTGACATTTAACGACTTTTGACATTCTTTATCCGcgcataattattttctttgaaattttacgCCATTTTTAGGAAAAGAGGGCTTTGGTGCGTAAACTAATCTTGTTCAATTTTAGGATAAACTAAACCCTTTTGGGTATGGAAGCAAGAGGTTCCGATATCGGTGAGGGCGCACCGCCTATGGTAGTTATCTCCTTTtgtcgtttttttttttaaaaaaaagattgatttttttcgttattagtaatatactttcaaatactagtataattttaactGTTTATGGATTGCAATGAAAAAGGGAAGCACCGCGGTGGCGGTAGACGATCGTCCGGGATTCCACAATTATTTAGCTCAGTGCCATCTCTGAATGAGGCGGCATCGTATCTCGCCGGAACCACGTCGATTTTCACCCGCTGTTTCCCTGATATTTCAAGTAATTTCTTAATTGTCACTGACTTTGAATTTCGATTGATGAAGTTGggattcaattttgttttcttgttgttggatgtttgCTCATCTTTTGTTTGTTGCTGATACAAAGCTACATTAGGAGGTAAATCTTGAAACTAGTTGTTATGTTGGCTAAATACTAGGGTTTGATTGTTGTATTTCATTGATAGGGCAGCACTGTTGCATGATTTTGTGATGTTCACTAGCCGCGATTCTCGTGTTAGGATGTTGTTTGTTGATTCAGTGTATGTTTGTGATAGGATGCAATCTAACTGAGAATTGATGTTAGATAAGGAGTCATGGTATTCGAATAAGATATCGACTATTGTACTAGCAGCATGAGCTAGAGAAAGGATGAGATTTGTGTCAAGTTTGATTCGAGGGATGAAGGATGCTTGTCTAATGCGTCGTCTGTTTAAGCTTTTAAGATGGATAATGATCGGAACGAATCTTttgtatagtagtagtaacaaATTCCCATGTGCTGTGGTTTTGCTATCCCTTATCTTGCTCAACTCAATTAATTCTTGTAACTTTTTGATGCAAGATTTAACTTCGATGGCTGCTCCTCCATCTTTATATGCTTCTTGTTGTacagaaaaacacaaaaacaaatactagtTGCTATGTTCATTATACATATCTTAGTCAAAATCTCTCTGATGCCACATTTGCTTCAACACTCTCTGCAGTAAGCCCTGCATCTGAAGAACCCCATGGAAATGAAATGGTTCAATTTGCTTCGGAAGATGCTTCAGCAGAGACCACATCTTTAATAACTAACAGCAATGTTTCTTCAAGTGGACATGATTTATCTGCTTCCGAATTTGATGCTCCTTTAGTCCATGGTGCAATCAATAGGGGCTCAGCTCGAGCGTCTTCTCAAAATTCTAATGCGATCGTGCCAGCAAATACCAACCTAAACGGAAATTCCATTTTTCAGGggtatttatagtttaaaCCCACTTATGGATATATTCTTTTATGGACACGACGCTTAGGAGTAGATATATTGGCATTACATGCTAAAAACCATTATCTGCATGTCATGtaaaattgtttcttaatAGCTATCTTGGATGCTTTCATTATATTCTATTACCATATTATCTTGTTCCTTTGGTGAATTGATTTCTCTCACTATTCTCTGCTACTAGCCTCATTGAAAAGGTTAGGAGGACAGTTCAGGGCTCTGCCGATGATATTGGCTGGCTACAAAAAGATCCAGACATGCCACCGGTTGAAGATGGAACTGAAAGATTTACAGAAATACTTGATGAAATACGGTATTTACTCTTAAATCTGACAAGTTAGTCCCATAGTCCAACGTTATAACAGTGTGTTGGCCTTGTGAATCAGACATGGTGTGCACCGGTTGCCAAACACAATGATTTACTTGTTAGTCCCTGGTACTGATGTTTCTCTGCTCCTTGTATTCACTTTCTCTTGATTTCAATGCAATTGATCGGTTCAGTGTCAATTTCTCGTAGTatatatgaaagaaaataatgaatctTCCGTTTCTGTTATATGGTTGGAAAATTGGCCTAGAACGAAATCTGTGAGGACATTGTCAACATTCATACTGTGTAAAAGGCTAAAGATAGCTTCTCTCCTGTTGTTGTATCATAAATTCTGTGAAGACATTCGTCGATATTGACTGTAGTTTTGCGCTGTTCCTTAGGTCTCTTCAGCAACCACGGTCCTCTTTATTTTGTGAACACAAAGAAAAGTTTTTCAAAGATGGGGCTCACTTGTCATATAGCCAAAATTCACAGTGAGGTACGTctgattaattttgttgtcCATTGTGTGTGCTTCTTAGTTCTTCTGTTCCTTGACGAAGTAGAGTTTTAGGCTTCAGTGGAAAAGAATGCCAAAGAGATAAAGGACTATATAGAAGAAATATACTGGGGTTCCAAGAAACGTGTGTTGCTGCTCGGTCATAGTAAAGGCGGAATAGATGCTGCAGCCGCTTTGTCCATGTATTGGGATGAACTGAAAGACAAGGTTGCTGGATTAGCGTTAGCGCAGAGTCCATATGGTGGTAGTCCAATCGCTTCTGATATACTCCGGGAAGGTCAACTCGGCGATTATGTAAACATGCGTAAGCTGATGGAGATCCTTATATGTAAAGTCATCAAGGTATGAAAATTTTACTGCTCGTATGGTTGAACGTTATGCTGCTTACTCGAAATGCATTTTCTTATAGctcatactccctctgtccctgaaTAAGTGCCCCATTTCATAATACAGTGGTAAAGTGATACTGAATTTCCAATTTTCCCCTTCTAAGAATGACAAATCTTTACTTTTTCAGTTTTACATGCAATAATTATGAGTAACAAGAGTAAAACTAGCCAGTTCCTTGGTATGTATGTTTTGACAATTATTCAAGGTCGGAGGGAGTAGACGGATAGGTAATTGGTTCATTGTAAATGTTTGCTAATGTTGCATGTGTTATATAGGGTGATTTGCAGGCTTTAGAAGACTTAACTTAtgagaaaaggaaagagttCTTGAGGAAATATCAATTACCGAGGGAGCTGCCTGTCGTTTCCTTCCACACCGAGGCGAGGATCTCCCCTGCAGTTTTGGCCACGTTATCTCGTGTTGCTCATGCAGAGCTACCAATGTTCTCTGGGCAACCTACAACACTGCCTGTGATCATACCTCTGGGTGCTGTAATGGCTGCCTGTGCACAGCTGCTTCAGATTAGGTATGGGGAGAAGAGTGATGGCCTCGTCACTCGCCGTGATGCAGAGGTTCCTGGCTCGATAGTGGTCAGGCCAGAGCGCAAGCTAGACCACGCCTGGATGGTTTACTCATCGCTGAACGATGATCCATCAGAAGCAGACGCTTCTCAATTATGTGAAGCACTTCTCCGCATGCTTGTGGAGGATgtgaagaaagagaaagacgAAGTTGCCAAGAAACAAGAATGAGATGGTTATGGACTTCTGGTGGCTTCagttttactaattttttgcTTCCTTTTGTACTAATAGGTGATTACAGTCAGATTAAttctttgtttctttctttctcttctcgTTTTGAATTGGCTATGTTCAACTAATTATAAATTCAAGCATGGTTCACATTTAGTAAAAGCACATAtactaacaaaatttattgaatttgcaCTTCATCCAAACTTGAgcaattgattgatttttccCAACTCAAATGCCAAAATGGCTACTTGCAAAATTCATTTCAACAATCATCATGTTGAAGGTATACACATCTCTATCCCAAATTCACAGTAGGATATGGATGGATGCTGTCAGCCTAACATCGATGAAGAAGGCCCGGGGAGCATAGCTTCTTCATCTCGAGGGGGGTCAGCTGGTTTTCCCACCATAAATTGAGGAGAATAAAGGGATGTAGAAATCTCCTGTAGCTGCTGTCTTGTTCCTGTTTTCAGTCTTTGGCTTCTCGTTGCTCGAGAATCTTTGTATGATATCCTTGACGCCGTCTTTGGAGCTGCCATACTTCTCCAGCAGCATCAACATTTCTTGCATTCCATTtgcatcttttttctcttgcAGATATTCTAAACATGCTGAGACTACAATGAGGTTAGGTTTCCAGCTGGGCAAACTGGCCAGAAACGCCTTCTTAGTAAACTCCACGGTCTTCTCCATCTGCCCATCTTTTAGGTATCCGAGCGCCATATGACTAAATGTCAATGCATTAAGCTCCTTCCCTGCATCCATGAGTCGCTTCAGAATTATCTCAGCATCTCTTACACCACCTTTCTTGCAGTAAGCGCGAATGACAAGGTTAGGAATCTCAATGTCAAAGTCTGCGTTTGTTCCCTCCCATTCCTCCAAGATATTTCTGGCACCATCAAGGTCTTCCAACTTCTCCAGTGAACTTATCATAGTAACATAGTACTTATTCGATAACTCAGCAAAGTCCGGAAGCAGATTCCATACACGATACACATCTTCTGTTCTCTGCATTGCTGCATAGTAAGTTATCAAACTCAGATACGTGCTACTCCCTCCATGAACTCCAGTCAGACTCTCGGCCTTCCTCAAGAGTGCATAAGCTTTCTCCGAATCACCAGCTTTGAGATACCCTTTAGCCGCTGTAGCATAGGTATGAAAATTGATATAGTCCCAATAATCTGCCTCCATCTTCACCAAAAGCCTCTCCATTCGCTCTAGATCAAAACGAGCGTATCCTTTTAACAATATTTCGTAAGTGAGCCTGTTGTAAACAATGCCCTCATCTTGCATCTCTCGTGCCAATGCCTCGAGCTTCACGTGCTCCCTGTTCGTACAGTAAAGACTCAGCATTACATTGTAAGGCATAGTACTGCGGGATTTGAACTTCCGAATGCA contains:
- the LOC125200443 gene encoding type III polyketide synthase A-like: MSLNGEENHHHRRTPTPGKATLLAIGKAFPRQLVLQDLLVEGYIRDTNCDDLAIKEKLQRLCKTTTVKTRYTVLSKEILDEYPELATEGSPTIKQRLEIAHPAVLEMAKEASLACLKEWKRPAQDITHIVYVSSSEIRLPGGDLYLATELGLRNDVGRVMLYFLGCYGGATGLRVAKDIAENNPGSRVLLSTSETTILGFRPPNKARPYDLVGAALFGDGAAAVVVGADPIPGVETPFMELNTAVQQFIPGTSSVIDGRLSEEGIYFKLGRDLPQKIEENIEEFCKKLMAGAGLSDYNSVFWAVHPGGPAILNRLESTLGLESGKLECSRRALMDYGNVSSNTIFYVMEYMREELGKKGEKGEEWGLALAFGPGITFEGMLLRSLLF
- the LOC125200447 gene encoding pentatricopeptide repeat-containing protein At2g20710, mitochondrial-like isoform X4; translation: MSRSRNQYVITPKLAAIQLDLLFKVYGIDEVEKYFNKLDHILLDYPVYVALLNCYAMVKYVEKAEQVMECIRKFKSRSTMPYNVMLSLYCTNREHVKLEALAREMQDEGIVYNRLTYEILLKGYARFDLERMERLLVKMEADYWDYINFHTYATAAKGYLKAGDSEKAYALLRKAESLTGVHGGSSTYLSLITYYAAMQRTEDVYRVWNLLPDFAELSNKYYVTMISSLEKLEDLDGARNILEEWEGTNADFDIEIPNLVIRAYCKKGGVRDAEIILKRLMDAGKELNALTFSHMALGYLKDGQMEKTVEFTKKAFLASLPSWKPNLIVVSACLEYLQEKKDANGMQEMLMLLEKYGSSKDGVKDIIQRFSSNEKPKTENRNKTAATGDFYIPLFSSIYGGKTS
- the LOC125200448 gene encoding uncharacterized protein LOC125200448 isoform X3 — its product is MVQFASEDASAETTSLITNSNVSSSGHDLSASEFDAPLVHGAINRGSARASSQNSNAIVPANTNLNGNSIFQGLIEKVRRTVQGSADDIGWLQKDPDMPPVEDGTERFTEILDEIRHGVHRLPNTMIYLLVPGLFSNHGPLYFVNTKKSFSKMGLTCHIAKIHSEASVEKNAKEIKDYIEEIYWGSKKRVLLLGHSKGGIDAAAALSMYWDELKDKVAGLALAQSPYGGSPIASDILREGQLGDYVNMRKLMEILICKVIKGDLQALEDLTYEKRKEFLRKYQLPRELPVVSFHTEARISPAVLATLSRVAHAELPMFSGQPTTLPVIIPLGAVMAACAQLLQIRYGEKSDGLVTRRDAEVPGSIVVRPERKLDHAWMVYSSLNDDPSEADASQLCEALLRMLVEDVKKEKDEVAKKQE
- the LOC125200448 gene encoding uncharacterized protein LOC125200448 isoform X2, with the protein product MEARGSDIGKHRGGGRRSSGIPQLFSSVPSLNEAASYLAGTTSIFTRCFPVSPASEEPHGNEMVQFASEDASAETTSLITNSNVSSSGHDLSASEFDAPLVHGAINRGSARASSQNSNAIVPANTNLNGNSIFQGLIEKVRRTVQGSADDIGWLQKDPDMPPVEDGTERFTEILDEIRHGVHRLPNTMIYLLVPGLFSNHGPLYFVNTKKSFSKMGLTCHIAKIHSEASVEKNAKEIKDYIEEIYWGSKKRVLLLGHSKGGIDAAAALSMYWDELKDKVAGLALAQSPYGGSPIASDILREGQLGDYVNMRKLMEILICKVIKGDLQALEDLTYEKRKEFLRKYQLPRELPVVSFHTEARISPAVLATLSRVAHAELPMFSGQPTTLPVIIPLGAVMAACAQLLQIRYGEKSDGLVTRRDAEVPGSIVVRPERKLDHAWMVYSSLNDDPSEADASQLCEALLRMLVEDVKKEKDEVAKKQE
- the LOC125200447 gene encoding pentatricopeptide repeat-containing protein At2g20710, mitochondrial-like isoform X2, with amino-acid sequence MKRAVWSPSGWRISMYSTERSPNLYDRLVKCYRDRASVIPVLDEWVAQVGDIRQQTLQLFITNFTKRRRFTPALHIVEWMSRSRNQYVITPKLAAIQLDLLFKVYGIDEVEKYFNKLDHILLDYPVYVALLNCYAMVKYVEKAEQVMECIRKFKSRSTMPYNVMLSLYCTNREHVKLEALAREMQDEGIVYNRLTYEILLKGYARFDLERMERLLVKMEADYWDYINFHTYATAAKGYLKAGDSEKAYALLRKAESLTGVHGGSSTYLSLITYYAAMQRTEDVYRVWNLLPDFAELSNKYYVTMISSLEKLEDLDGARNILEEWEGTNADFDIEIPNLVIRAYCKKGGVRDAEIILKRLMDAGKELNALTFSHMALGYLKDGQMEKTVEFTKKAFLASLPSWKPNLIVVSACLEYLQEKKDANGMQEMLMLLEKYGSSKDGVKDIIQRFSSNEKPKTENRNKTAATGDFYIPLFSSIYGGKTS
- the LOC125200444 gene encoding 2-oxoglutarate-dependent dioxygenase AOP3-like, with protein sequence MATTQELPKIPIFDLSTKNLSPSSSSWLPTCKSLREALEEFGFFLAKYENVSSQLDKQVFHVLEQVFNLPFETKSRNTSDLSFYGYVGKLPHAPVHESMGIPEATTLDAVQSFTNLMWPSGNKEFCENILCYARLVSEMEQLVDRMVFESYGAEKHHDSHVGSTTYLLRTIKYSVPKLDADNSSNMGTNIHTDKSFLSILYQNQVNGLQIQLRNGEWLDVDVPPGLFVVMAGDAYEVWSNGRIYAAKHQVIMKADKPRYCLAMFSFNHGIINIPEELVDAEHPLQFKPFDNFELARFYLSGATSMTESTAKAYCGVSA
- the LOC125200447 gene encoding pentatricopeptide repeat-containing protein At2g20710, mitochondrial-like isoform X3; the encoded protein is MMKFLQKFSDSIMKRAVWSPSGWRISMYSTERSPNLYDRLVKCYRDRASVIPVLDEWVAQVGDIRQQTLQLFITNFTKRRRFTPALHIVEWMSRSRNQEHVKLEALAREMQDEGIVYNRLTYEILLKGYARFDLERMERLLVKMEADYWDYINFHTYATAAKGYLKAGDSEKAYALLRKAESLTGVHGGSSTYLSLITYYAAMQRTEDVYRVWNLLPDFAELSNKYYVTMISSLEKLEDLDGARNILEEWEGTNADFDIEIPNLVIRAYCKKGGVRDAEIILKRLMDAGKELNALTFSHMALGYLKDGQMEKTVEFTKKAFLASLPSWKPNLIVVSACLEYLQEKKDANGMQEMLMLLEKYGSSKDGVKDIIQRFSSNEKPKTENRNKTAATGDFYIPLFSSIYGGKTS
- the LOC125200447 gene encoding pentatricopeptide repeat-containing protein At2g20710, mitochondrial-like isoform X1, with protein sequence MMKFLQKFSDSIMKRAVWSPSGWRISMYSTERSPNLYDRLVKCYRDRASVIPVLDEWVAQVGDIRQQTLQLFITNFTKRRRFTPALHIVEWMSRSRNQYVITPKLAAIQLDLLFKVYGIDEVEKYFNKLDHILLDYPVYVALLNCYAMVKYVEKAEQVMECIRKFKSRSTMPYNVMLSLYCTNREHVKLEALAREMQDEGIVYNRLTYEILLKGYARFDLERMERLLVKMEADYWDYINFHTYATAAKGYLKAGDSEKAYALLRKAESLTGVHGGSSTYLSLITYYAAMQRTEDVYRVWNLLPDFAELSNKYYVTMISSLEKLEDLDGARNILEEWEGTNADFDIEIPNLVIRAYCKKGGVRDAEIILKRLMDAGKELNALTFSHMALGYLKDGQMEKTVEFTKKAFLASLPSWKPNLIVVSACLEYLQEKKDANGMQEMLMLLEKYGSSKDGVKDIIQRFSSNEKPKTENRNKTAATGDFYIPLFSSIYGGKTS
- the LOC125200448 gene encoding uncharacterized protein LOC125200448 isoform X1, with product MEARGSDIGKHRGGGRRSSGIPQLFSSVPSLNEAASYLAGTTSIFTRCFPDISISPASEEPHGNEMVQFASEDASAETTSLITNSNVSSSGHDLSASEFDAPLVHGAINRGSARASSQNSNAIVPANTNLNGNSIFQGLIEKVRRTVQGSADDIGWLQKDPDMPPVEDGTERFTEILDEIRHGVHRLPNTMIYLLVPGLFSNHGPLYFVNTKKSFSKMGLTCHIAKIHSEASVEKNAKEIKDYIEEIYWGSKKRVLLLGHSKGGIDAAAALSMYWDELKDKVAGLALAQSPYGGSPIASDILREGQLGDYVNMRKLMEILICKVIKGDLQALEDLTYEKRKEFLRKYQLPRELPVVSFHTEARISPAVLATLSRVAHAELPMFSGQPTTLPVIIPLGAVMAACAQLLQIRYGEKSDGLVTRRDAEVPGSIVVRPERKLDHAWMVYSSLNDDPSEADASQLCEALLRMLVEDVKKEKDEVAKKQE